From Rudanella lutea DSM 19387, a single genomic window includes:
- a CDS encoding DUF5672 family protein: MTKKAPTGNLVGVVVPVYKPQLSPYEHIALTQCTRVLGHYPIVLVCPQALDVSAITGQFPQVEVRRFADSFFESVQSYNQLMLSKQFYEAFFEYEYILIHQLDAFVFRDELPDWCRRNYDYIGAPWLRDIDFSGRLDEFIFDAKKQIATWLNLKKADGITPREIITLNEVGNGGFSLRRVKAMHACLQRFERTIQEYEAQTLHQYNEDVFFSIEVNRYWPHLRIPDFRTGLRFAVEFYPERAVRDYNGGQLPFGCHAWDIHGTDYWRPLFARLGYQI; this comes from the coding sequence ATGACAAAAAAAGCCCCGACAGGCAACCTGGTGGGCGTGGTTGTACCGGTGTACAAGCCGCAACTGAGCCCCTACGAACATATTGCCCTGACGCAGTGTACCCGGGTGCTGGGGCATTACCCGATTGTGCTCGTGTGCCCGCAGGCACTCGATGTATCGGCCATTACCGGGCAATTCCCGCAGGTGGAGGTTCGGCGGTTTGCCGACTCGTTTTTCGAAAGCGTGCAGTCGTATAACCAACTCATGTTGTCGAAACAGTTCTACGAGGCCTTCTTTGAATACGAGTACATCCTGATTCATCAGTTGGATGCCTTTGTTTTTCGGGATGAGCTACCGGATTGGTGCCGTCGAAATTATGATTATATTGGTGCCCCCTGGCTCCGGGATATTGATTTTTCGGGTCGGTTAGATGAGTTTATTTTCGATGCCAAGAAGCAAATAGCGACCTGGTTGAACCTGAAAAAAGCGGATGGCATAACTCCCCGTGAGATCATTACCCTGAATGAAGTCGGTAATGGTGGTTTTTCGTTGCGCCGGGTCAAGGCCATGCACGCCTGCCTGCAACGGTTTGAGCGTACTATTCAGGAATATGAGGCCCAAACGCTGCATCAGTACAACGAAGATGTGTTTTTCAGCATCGAAGTAAATCGGTACTGGCCGCACCTGCGTATTCCTGACTTTCGCACCGGGTTACGTTTTGCCGTAGAGTTTTACCCCGAGCGGGCCGTTCGTGATTACAATGGCGGGCAACTGCCGTTTGGGTGCCATGCCTGGGATATTCATGGCACTGATTACTGGCGGCCGCTTTTTGCCCGGTTGGGCTACCAAATTTGA
- a CDS encoding glycosyltransferase family 2 protein, whose amino-acid sequence MALITGGRFLPGWATKFELRVMMHMPVPKISIALCTYNGEAHLREQWDSLLKQTRQPDEIVVCDDRSTDGTWALVQELAAQAPFTVVPVRNDAQLGFNKNFEQALSRCTGDLVFICDQDDYWFPEKLQTMTDFMGSNPDVQIAFCNAYMADDALQNLDRLFWTQVRLDDLQQQRWKEGLAMEVLLDGNRMMGCATVIRRTFMNRLLPIPTDIPSYIYDGWISLVGASMNVIQFVDKPLQLYRTHAQQQVGVRGEPPGPRIRLSDRFSRDRSLKLEPLAKMRDKLLRIRHYLRERVDPTLDGMQQLDRKLAHYTMRSTLPDNRLRRLWPVLNDLQKGNYHRYADPSADWYSPYLAAVGDMLE is encoded by the coding sequence ATGGCACTGATTACTGGCGGCCGCTTTTTGCCCGGTTGGGCTACCAAATTTGAGCTACGCGTAATGATGCATATGCCTGTACCGAAGATCTCGATTGCGTTATGTACATACAATGGTGAAGCCCACCTGCGAGAACAGTGGGATAGCCTGCTGAAACAAACCCGACAACCCGACGAAATTGTCGTTTGTGACGACCGCTCAACCGACGGTACTTGGGCATTGGTGCAAGAACTTGCTGCACAGGCCCCGTTTACCGTTGTGCCGGTGCGAAACGATGCGCAATTGGGATTCAACAAAAATTTTGAGCAGGCCCTGAGCCGCTGTACGGGCGATCTGGTATTTATCTGTGACCAGGACGATTACTGGTTTCCGGAAAAACTTCAGACTATGACCGATTTCATGGGGTCGAATCCTGACGTACAGATTGCCTTTTGCAATGCCTACATGGCCGACGATGCCCTGCAAAACCTCGATCGGCTCTTCTGGACGCAGGTACGGCTCGACGACCTTCAGCAACAGCGTTGGAAAGAGGGCCTCGCTATGGAGGTTCTGCTCGATGGGAACCGCATGATGGGGTGTGCTACCGTGATTCGGCGGACGTTTATGAACCGCTTGCTGCCTATTCCCACCGATATTCCCTCGTACATCTATGATGGCTGGATTTCGCTCGTTGGGGCGTCGATGAATGTGATTCAGTTTGTCGACAAGCCACTGCAGCTGTACCGCACGCACGCGCAACAGCAGGTAGGCGTGCGGGGCGAACCACCTGGCCCCCGGATTCGGTTGAGCGACCGGTTTAGCCGGGACCGCTCCTTAAAATTAGAGCCGTTGGCGAAGATGCGTGACAAATTGCTGCGTATAAGGCACTACCTTCGCGAACGCGTAGACCCAACTCTGGATGGTATGCAGCAACTGGACCGTAAACTGGCCCATTATACCATGCGCAGTACCTTGCCCGACAATCGGCTCCGGCGGCTTTGGCCTGTTCTGAACGATTTGCAGAAAGGGAATTATCACCGCTACGCCGACCCGTCGGCCGATTGGTATAGCCCGTATCTGGCGGCCGTCGGCGATATGCTTGAATAA
- a CDS encoding glycosyltransferase family 4 protein, which yields MNILYDHQAFTGHTYGGVARYFYDLLRCLSQEDGVRFDLSLLLSNSEYLANRPFANHFTFKPLAHNQRANQVASVLNRMNSIRHLRAGRFDVFHPTYYHRYFLDYIGKKPFVITFHDATSERYADQFPDVGQHLPELKKVLLNRADRIIAVSEFSRQEIERFFGIGPDRVDVVHLGTTLGEADTTGLQPLPYEYLLYVGKRPFYKNFDLFFKAIAPLLKRHPELHLVCAGGGSFTPGEQALFAAAGLSGQVHQHGITDASLLHLYQHARAFVFPSLNEGFGIPVLEAFSGKCPVLLSDRSSLPEVAGEAAVYFDPESEESMLAAVEGLVFNDARRAELTAMGTERLKLFSCEKTAHQTLQVYRELVP from the coding sequence ATGAATATACTGTATGACCATCAGGCCTTTACCGGGCACACGTACGGCGGGGTGGCTCGGTATTTTTACGATCTTTTGCGCTGCCTGAGCCAGGAAGACGGGGTGAGGTTTGACCTTTCGCTGTTGTTGTCGAATAGCGAGTATCTGGCCAATCGCCCTTTCGCGAATCACTTTACATTTAAACCGTTGGCACACAACCAACGGGCCAATCAGGTAGCCTCGGTTTTAAACCGGATGAACAGCATCCGGCACTTGCGGGCCGGGCGGTTCGATGTGTTTCACCCGACGTACTACCATCGTTATTTTCTGGATTACATCGGCAAAAAACCGTTTGTGATCACGTTTCACGATGCCACCAGCGAACGCTATGCCGATCAGTTTCCCGACGTGGGGCAGCACCTGCCTGAACTGAAAAAAGTCTTGCTCAACCGGGCCGATCGAATCATTGCTGTGTCGGAGTTTTCACGGCAGGAGATTGAGCGATTTTTTGGCATTGGCCCCGACCGGGTCGATGTGGTGCATCTGGGTACGACGCTCGGTGAGGCCGATACCACAGGGCTTCAGCCACTGCCGTACGAGTACCTGCTTTACGTAGGCAAACGCCCGTTCTACAAGAATTTTGACTTATTTTTTAAGGCCATTGCGCCTTTGCTGAAACGCCACCCCGAACTGCACCTGGTGTGCGCGGGTGGGGGCAGCTTTACGCCTGGCGAACAGGCCCTGTTTGCTGCGGCCGGACTGTCGGGGCAGGTGCATCAGCACGGTATCACCGATGCCTCGCTTTTGCATTTGTACCAGCACGCCCGGGCGTTTGTATTTCCGTCGCTTAACGAAGGGTTCGGGATTCCGGTTCTGGAGGCTTTCAGCGGTAAGTGCCCTGTGCTCCTGAGCGACCGAAGCTCATTGCCCGAAGTAGCGGGCGAAGCCGCCGTTTATTTCGATCCCGAAAGCGAGGAGTCGATGCTGGCGGCTGTAGAGGGGCTGGTTTTCAACGACGCTCGCCGGGCCGAACTTACAGCAATGGGCACAGAGCGCCTTAAACTCTTTTCCTGCGAGAAAACCGCCCATCAGACCCTGCAGGTTTACCGCGAATTGGTCCCTTAA
- a CDS encoding glycosyltransferase family 2 protein: protein MHDSSTRSLRSFVTTELGATGAPPRQEAAKLPKLTVVTPSYNQVEYLERTILSVLNQGYPNLEYFIMDGGSTDGSVEIIKKYEPYLAGWVSERDRGQTDAINKGFRRATGDLVAFQNSDDVFAPDAFWRVAKAWQQDPTAGVFFGDMYIIDENDAITEEMRVPPFCAECHIYEGMQVFNQSFFVRRDLLDRFGLLDESLRFVIDYEIVARLGVQPGVRFRHVDGFWGGFRVQPDAKSSNIATVGVQEHARIRQKFAPALKSRWGESFWVRYCRIRKLLYFVFRGNFTYVRHRLSLRK from the coding sequence GTGCACGATTCATCAACTCGTTCGCTACGTTCCTTTGTGACGACCGAACTGGGAGCCACGGGCGCTCCCCCTCGTCAGGAGGCCGCGAAACTACCCAAACTGACCGTTGTGACGCCCTCGTATAATCAGGTCGAATACCTGGAGCGAACCATTCTGAGCGTCCTGAATCAGGGGTATCCCAACCTGGAATACTTTATCATGGACGGTGGGTCAACAGATGGGAGTGTAGAGATAATCAAGAAATACGAACCTTACCTGGCGGGTTGGGTAAGCGAACGTGACCGTGGGCAAACCGATGCCATCAATAAAGGATTTCGGCGGGCAACGGGTGACCTGGTAGCGTTTCAGAACTCCGACGATGTGTTTGCCCCCGATGCGTTCTGGCGCGTGGCTAAAGCCTGGCAACAAGACCCAACAGCCGGTGTGTTTTTCGGTGATATGTACATTATCGACGAAAACGACGCGATAACTGAAGAGATGCGGGTACCCCCGTTTTGTGCCGAATGCCATATTTACGAGGGAATGCAGGTTTTTAACCAGTCGTTTTTTGTACGCCGGGATCTGCTCGATCGGTTTGGCCTGCTCGACGAAAGTCTCCGGTTTGTCATCGATTACGAAATTGTGGCCCGTTTGGGCGTACAGCCGGGGGTGCGGTTCCGGCATGTCGACGGGTTTTGGGGTGGTTTTCGGGTGCAGCCCGACGCCAAATCTTCGAATATTGCCACGGTTGGTGTTCAGGAACACGCCCGGATACGGCAGAAATTCGCACCGGCCCTTAAGAGCCGTTGGGGCGAAAGCTTCTGGGTGCGGTACTGTCGCATCCGAAAATTGCTGTACTTTGTATTCCGGGGCAACTTTACCTACGTTCGCCACCGGCTGTCACTCAGAAAATAA
- a CDS encoding O-antigen ligase family protein — translation MLQLLRKVDYMRIVVGICMVVDGYPLIFFLKETMGLAPGSSAFTAGFLALGFVLMVPFSIFRKLYKPNLLAFYMAIACLLLMVFYMIYFVGEPGFSALGTDSMYFLFAFIFLFLVVCVPNDIIEVAVPVIVVFTLVSNLGLIYAMITDPTWALGQRAAINFGTAGEAGERSGNPHVFARNALLGVVACGVWAFDARTGLLFRIFALFTGAVSAAILVMTQTRSSIVALVLVIALFMFYNVRPAQIKTAVRGLFKPLPLITIGIFIVGLMAFLQRYNDIYNLLYGYVMGFIERNTENILALLGLKTKAGYAASFDASSANRTVSTGFLGNVLIGHMEMLVFGNGYKFLYLDIPVLEAWINHGIAGLVLFGGLNLLIFYNCLQAMRTNPNPLTTCLAYFYMLIFVQMFTNGRPNEISFWHPLALMIRFVGVEHLFPIRLWTNPPAYDYDGYAVPNPAGPSAVHALSAETDVVSEPSASETAA, via the coding sequence ATGCTGCAGTTACTCAGAAAAGTAGATTACATGCGGATTGTGGTGGGCATCTGCATGGTGGTTGACGGATACCCGCTGATCTTTTTTTTGAAAGAAACTATGGGGCTGGCTCCCGGTAGTTCGGCCTTTACGGCTGGCTTTCTGGCCCTGGGGTTTGTCCTGATGGTGCCTTTCTCCATTTTCCGGAAGCTCTACAAACCCAACCTGCTGGCTTTCTACATGGCCATCGCCTGCCTGTTGCTGATGGTCTTCTACATGATTTATTTCGTTGGAGAGCCCGGTTTCAGTGCGCTGGGGACAGATAGTATGTACTTTCTGTTCGCGTTTATTTTCCTGTTTCTGGTGGTTTGTGTGCCCAACGATATTATCGAAGTGGCCGTGCCGGTCATTGTCGTTTTTACACTGGTGTCAAATCTGGGGCTGATTTACGCCATGATTACCGACCCAACCTGGGCTCTCGGTCAGCGGGCAGCTATCAATTTTGGTACAGCGGGCGAAGCAGGCGAACGGTCGGGTAACCCGCACGTATTTGCCCGAAACGCCCTGTTGGGGGTGGTTGCTTGTGGCGTATGGGCGTTTGATGCCCGTACAGGACTGCTGTTTCGGATTTTTGCCTTGTTTACGGGGGCTGTGAGTGCGGCTATTCTGGTCATGACCCAAACGCGCTCGAGTATTGTGGCTCTGGTGCTGGTGATTGCCCTGTTTATGTTCTACAATGTCCGTCCGGCACAGATCAAAACAGCTGTTCGGGGCCTTTTCAAGCCATTACCACTTATCACGATCGGTATTTTTATCGTGGGATTAATGGCGTTCCTCCAACGATACAATGACATTTACAACCTGCTGTACGGGTATGTCATGGGCTTTATCGAGCGGAATACCGAAAATATCCTGGCTCTGCTTGGGTTGAAAACAAAGGCGGGCTACGCGGCCAGTTTCGATGCCTCATCGGCAAACCGGACCGTCAGCACGGGCTTTCTGGGCAACGTGTTAATTGGTCACATGGAGATGCTGGTTTTCGGAAACGGATACAAATTTCTGTACCTGGACATCCCTGTACTCGAAGCCTGGATCAATCATGGAATCGCCGGATTGGTGCTGTTTGGTGGGCTAAACCTGCTCATTTTTTACAACTGCCTCCAGGCCATGCGCACCAACCCTAACCCGCTCACTACCTGTCTGGCCTATTTTTACATGCTTATCTTCGTCCAGATGTTTACCAATGGTCGACCCAACGAGATCTCGTTCTGGCACCCGCTGGCGTTGATGATCCGGTTTGTGGGGGTCGAGCATTTGTTCCCTATCCGACTCTGGACGAACCCACCGGCGTACGATTACGATGGGTATGCGGTCCCTAACCCGGCCGGTCCCAGCGCTGTCCACGCCTTGTCGGCCGAAACCGACGTCGTCTCAGAACCATCGGCATCCGAAACGGCCGCATGA
- a CDS encoding glycosyltransferase, whose product MKVLIVHNILWAHYKAAVFQALHARSASANVQIKVLQIARNERSRAGWETTAAHAPVYRYDYELLFDRFVEEVSVGERTRALLSRMRQFRPDVLYLTGYYDPAQLALLAYAKLTGVPVVMQMESTAADHGRGGPKEALKRAILRLCDGFFCFGSLQAEYLMQLGVTARKILLRKTAVDNDVLLRVFNEICPNRSAKLTQMGLPSRNFVFVGRLIEPKNLPALLNAFAQARRQVDDRSWGLVFLGDGPLQAALEQQAQNLGITGQVRFLPAAPWYEVPQTLALADVLVLPSRSEPWGLVVNEAMVCGMPVLVSNRCGCVGDLVRDGENGFLFDPDQSDQLTGLMVKLMQLSDADRARMGAISEEMIKPWSVGAVADEMLAGFLRLGH is encoded by the coding sequence ATGAAAGTTCTGATTGTTCACAACATTCTTTGGGCTCATTATAAAGCCGCTGTATTTCAGGCGCTCCATGCGCGGTCGGCCTCAGCCAATGTCCAGATAAAGGTCTTACAGATTGCCCGAAACGAACGGTCGCGGGCGGGGTGGGAGACCACGGCTGCCCATGCGCCCGTGTATCGGTACGACTACGAACTGCTATTTGACCGGTTTGTGGAAGAGGTGTCGGTTGGTGAACGTACCCGGGCGTTGCTGAGCCGGATGCGGCAGTTTCGGCCCGATGTGCTGTATCTCACGGGCTACTACGATCCGGCCCAGCTGGCGCTGCTGGCCTATGCCAAACTGACGGGTGTACCCGTGGTGATGCAAATGGAAAGTACGGCTGCCGACCATGGGCGGGGTGGACCTAAAGAAGCCCTGAAACGAGCCATTCTGCGGCTTTGCGATGGCTTTTTCTGCTTTGGTTCCCTGCAGGCCGAGTACCTCATGCAACTCGGGGTAACCGCCCGTAAAATTCTGCTCCGTAAAACTGCCGTTGACAACGATGTTCTTCTGCGCGTGTTCAACGAGATTTGCCCCAACCGCTCCGCTAAGTTGACGCAGATGGGCTTGCCCTCCCGAAACTTTGTCTTTGTGGGGAGGCTCATTGAGCCTAAAAACCTGCCGGCCCTCCTTAATGCGTTTGCTCAGGCCCGCCGACAAGTAGACGATCGTAGCTGGGGGCTTGTTTTTCTGGGCGACGGGCCGCTTCAAGCTGCTCTGGAACAACAAGCCCAGAACCTCGGGATTACCGGACAGGTGCGGTTTTTGCCCGCAGCGCCCTGGTACGAGGTGCCCCAAACGCTTGCCCTGGCCGATGTGCTGGTGTTGCCCAGTCGCTCCGAACCATGGGGACTGGTTGTCAACGAAGCCATGGTTTGTGGTATGCCCGTGCTGGTGTCGAATCGGTGCGGCTGTGTGGGTGATCTGGTGCGAGATGGGGAGAATGGGTTCTTGTTCGACCCCGATCAGTCCGATCAGCTCACCGGACTGATGGTGAAACTCATGCAGCTATCCGATGCTGATCGGGCCCGGATGGGGGCGATCTCCGAAGAGATGATTAAGCCCTGGTCGGTCGGGGCGGTGGCCGACGAGATGCTGGCCGGATTTTTAAGACTTGGTCATTGA
- a CDS encoding glycosyltransferase — protein sequence MKIAHICAYSWEIGGPPKVIYDHTEVALAEGHQVDILSPYSEGETPYPVPEGGRLVRFKRTAPISRVFREFSWPLFSYLRAHIREYDVVHCHGLWHWGALAPFMIDSPGVVKVVTVHGVLDRWAYAQSRWKKQLVDTLAQKRFLQQADLIHVITEEEREDVHQYLGIAHPNIVLIPNGVKVRDFAEMPAKDTFRHEFNIKKEQKIVLFMSRLNAKKGLDILLPAFRQYAQQNDDAVLVLAGPDDGYAQTARQFIGQYGLDDRIRMVGMIKGDLKKAALADATLFTLPSYSEGFSMACLEAMAAGTPSLLSDRVGFGEAIREYDAAQLIELTPEGVLSGLRVLLSDESRRDTVRQNARRLVTEKYDIDRLSRQLLNEYAALCGR from the coding sequence ATGAAAATAGCCCATATCTGTGCGTATTCGTGGGAGATCGGTGGTCCCCCGAAGGTAATCTACGATCATACCGAGGTCGCTTTAGCCGAGGGGCATCAGGTCGATATTCTGAGTCCTTACTCTGAGGGGGAAACCCCGTATCCGGTGCCGGAAGGGGGGCGGCTGGTGCGGTTTAAGCGAACCGCACCTATTAGCCGTGTGTTTCGTGAATTTTCGTGGCCCTTGTTTAGCTACCTGCGGGCCCACATCCGCGAGTACGATGTGGTGCATTGCCACGGACTCTGGCACTGGGGCGCACTGGCCCCGTTTATGATCGACAGCCCCGGCGTTGTCAAAGTGGTTACGGTACACGGCGTACTCGACCGCTGGGCTTACGCACAAAGCCGCTGGAAAAAGCAGCTGGTGGATACCCTCGCCCAGAAACGATTCCTGCAACAGGCCGACTTAATTCACGTCATTACCGAGGAAGAACGTGAGGATGTACACCAATATCTCGGTATTGCTCACCCAAATATCGTGCTGATTCCCAATGGGGTTAAGGTCAGAGACTTTGCCGAAATGCCTGCTAAGGATACATTTCGTCATGAATTTAACATTAAAAAAGAGCAGAAAATCGTTTTGTTTATGAGTCGGCTTAACGCCAAGAAAGGCCTCGACATATTGTTGCCGGCTTTCAGGCAGTACGCCCAACAGAACGACGATGCGGTGCTGGTACTCGCCGGACCCGACGATGGGTACGCACAAACGGCCCGGCAGTTTATCGGGCAATATGGGCTCGACGACCGAATCCGAATGGTGGGCATGATTAAGGGAGATCTGAAAAAAGCCGCCCTTGCCGATGCCACCCTGTTTACCCTGCCGTCGTATTCTGAAGGGTTTTCAATGGCCTGTTTGGAAGCAATGGCTGCGGGTACGCCGAGCTTACTCTCTGACCGCGTGGGCTTTGGCGAGGCCATTCGGGAATACGATGCGGCCCAGTTAATCGAATTAACGCCGGAAGGGGTATTGTCGGGGCTGCGCGTGCTTTTATCAGATGAGTCGCGCCGGGACACGGTACGGCAAAACGCCCGCCGGTTAGTGACTGAGAAGTACGACATCGACCGGCTCTCCCGTCAGCTTTTAAATGAGTACGCTGCCCTGTGTGGGCGGTAG
- a CDS encoding efflux RND transporter periplasmic adaptor subunit, with translation MKRWIAIGLVVLIVGGVVAYNKFGKSKKEDPAAASAGGGGRGPGGPGGGGPGGPGGPGGGNRPTSVTGFVVVSQALKEEVVASGSLLAAEQIDIYPEVAGRITQLSIREGQPVSQGSLLVKLYDADLRAQLQRLYVQQENAQRTEERNKQLLQRGGISQQEYDIVVTNLKSALADIELVKANLRRTEIRAPFSGVIGLRNVSPGAYVTPQTLIARLQQTSSLKLDFSIPEKYGPSLKNGSGVTFTVDGLQQRFNGTVYATEPSVEEETRNLRVRARVNNNGARLRPGTFAKVTLAIQNESGLVVPTQAVIPQTRGKQVVVVRNGKAIFQDVTTGIRTASAIQILSGLSQGDTVATTGLLFLKPDGPVKVAKVAGLPKVPLNPTTGVPATDAQAKL, from the coding sequence GTGAAACGCTGGATAGCTATTGGTCTTGTTGTGTTAATTGTCGGCGGAGTCGTCGCGTACAATAAGTTTGGAAAGTCGAAGAAAGAAGACCCGGCAGCCGCATCGGCCGGGGGAGGTGGTCGTGGCCCGGGTGGCCCCGGCGGTGGTGGCCCAGGTGGTCCCGGCGGCCCAGGTGGTGGTAACCGGCCCACCAGCGTCACCGGCTTTGTGGTGGTTTCGCAGGCGTTGAAAGAAGAGGTAGTAGCCAGCGGATCGTTGTTGGCCGCCGAACAGATTGATATTTACCCCGAAGTAGCGGGCCGAATCACGCAGTTGTCGATTCGGGAGGGTCAGCCCGTCTCGCAGGGCAGCCTGCTGGTAAAATTGTACGATGCCGATTTGCGGGCTCAGCTGCAGCGCCTGTATGTGCAGCAGGAAAACGCCCAGCGAACCGAAGAGCGGAACAAGCAACTCCTGCAACGGGGTGGAATCAGCCAGCAGGAATACGACATTGTGGTGACCAACCTCAAAAGTGCTCTCGCCGACATTGAACTTGTAAAAGCTAACCTGCGCCGAACCGAAATTCGGGCTCCGTTTTCGGGCGTGATCGGGCTACGTAATGTAAGCCCCGGCGCCTACGTGACGCCCCAAACGCTTATTGCCCGGCTCCAGCAAACTAGTTCGCTCAAATTGGATTTCTCGATCCCCGAAAAGTACGGCCCAAGTTTAAAGAATGGGAGTGGGGTCACCTTTACGGTCGATGGACTCCAGCAGCGTTTTAACGGTACGGTTTACGCTACCGAGCCGTCGGTTGAAGAAGAAACCCGTAACCTGCGGGTGCGTGCCCGGGTCAACAACAACGGGGCCCGGCTACGGCCTGGTACGTTTGCCAAAGTGACGCTGGCGATTCAGAACGAAAGTGGCCTGGTGGTGCCTACGCAGGCCGTAATTCCGCAAACGCGGGGCAAGCAGGTGGTTGTCGTGCGTAACGGCAAAGCCATTTTTCAGGATGTGACCACGGGGATTCGTACAGCCAGTGCAATTCAGATTCTCTCGGGGCTCAGCCAGGGCGATACGGTTGCCACAACGGGTCTGTTATTTTTAAAACCCGACGGCCCTGTGAAGGTTGCGAAGGTAGCCGGTCTGCCCAAGGTGCCTCTGAACCCGACAACCGGGGTGCCCGCCACCGATGCTCAAGCCAAACTTTAA